Proteins from one Ipomoea triloba cultivar NCNSP0323 chromosome 1, ASM357664v1 genomic window:
- the LOC115995825 gene encoding uncharacterized protein LOC115995825, which translates to METSVGSWSPADSDPSEFEFPVLDYDDYTHYLLDGDPYAPGYAPDPPALTCTPEPTPATVSPVVPVWSPVPVEPMCPFDALQASYGFYPIEILPGSNPLEFVVHYPYPWDPSPPDYHDEWMMYMNTCRFLDHIMWFEGEWHVVWGTYTGPVYHSLD; encoded by the coding sequence atggaaactagtgtgggctcctggagcCCAGCGGACTCAGACCCCTCTGAGTTCGAGTTCCCCGTGCTTGACTATGATGATTACACCCATTATCTACTTGACGGAGACCCGTACGCCCCGGGCTACGCACCAGATCCGCCTGCATTGACTTGTACTCCTGAGCCTACTCCCGCTACTGTCTCACCGGTGGTACCAGTTTGGTCCCCCGTCCCCGTCGAGCCGATGTGTCCTTTCGACGCCCTCCAAGCcagctatgggttctaccccatagagatCCTACCCGGTAGCAACCCTCTCGAGTTTGTGGTCCActatccttacccgtgggatcCGAGTCCCCCGGACTACCAcgacgagtggatgatgtatatgaACACGTGCCGGTTTCTAGACCACATCATGTGGTTTGAGGGTGAGTGGCACGTTGTTTGGGGCACCTACACGGGCccagtgtaccactcgttagactag
- the LOC116011210 gene encoding ARF guanine-nucleotide exchange factor GNL2-like yields the protein MTRLRRKELGISCMLNTEVGAVLAVLRRSSDGGHYFAAEECYDTPISQSLKSLRALIFNPQQEWRNLDPSLYLLPFLDVIQNDEAPAAATGLALSSVFKILKLEIFDHKTPGVREAINSSVAAITSCRLEKTDPVSEDAVMMKILQVLTAIMAHSASIWLTDQAVCMVVNSCFQVVQQSASRGDLLQRSARFTMHELVHIVYSRLPEVEVTDWENSESDTEDSALDDSGYGIRAAVDIFHFLCSLLNVVEVVESDGVTYQTADESIQLFSLVLINSAIELSGDSIGMHPKLLRMIQDDLFHHLIHYGSCSRPLVLSMICSTVLNIYHFLRRSVRLQLEAFFSFVLFKVAGATNTLALQEVAVEGLINFCRQPTFVVEAYVNYDCDPTFRTVFEDTGKLLCRHAYPSGGALTSLQLQSFEGISTIIHNIADNIDREGDNTPSGPYPVEIGEYRPFWEERVKEDEDLDTWIDFVRVRKAQKRKILIAGDHFSRDEKKGLEYLKHSGLVSNSSDPKAYAMFFRYTPKLDKTAIGDFLGDPEDFHLKVLKEFTDTFEFTGMVLDNALRTYLESFRLPGESQKIQRVLEAFAERFYEQQSSEIFYSKDAVFILCYSVIMLNTDQHNPQVKKKMTEDEFIRNNRAINSGQDLPREYLSELFQSISANAILFDSAGTPQEMSPNQWIQLINRSKRMNPYIMCDFDRRLGRDLFASIAGPSVATLAAIFEQADEEEVLHECIEALFSIARICQYGLDDTLDELVCTFCKFTTLLNPYASAEETLYAFSNDMKPRMATLAVFTIANNFKNFIRGGWRTIVDCLLKLKKLKLLPQSVVEPEAKTRHERSASTSISASQDSKFGRKRHPCGVAGRFSQFLSMDNVEESLNMGVSEFENNLKIISQCRIGSIFNTSSSLPEDTVQNLGRSLIYSAAGKGQKFSTAIEEEETVGFCWDLIVAIASANINRLPTFWPYYHEYLLDVAQYPLFSPIPFAEKAIVSLMKICLKLLSSFQADKAPEELIFKSINLMWKLEKEILDTCSEFIVHSVTIIMNEYPANLQTVLGWKSVLHLLAITGRHPEMYDQKVEAVINLMSDGAHISRLNYPFCIETAFGFVALKNSPLEKNIKIMDLMTNTVTLLVNWFKSGYSDPGGPSSEENKALMSPNFTVSCFVKLGEAFRKTSLSRREEIRNHAVISLQKSFSLAEDLGFTPSNIVNCFKLVIFAMVDDLHEKMLEYSKRENAEKETRGMEGTLKLSMEMLTGVYLQYLKLISESPDFRGFWMGVLRRMDTCMKADLGEYGESRLQDNIPELLKKMVSTMKEKEILVQKEDDDLWEMTYIQIQWIAPSLKEELFPDN from the exons ATGACGAGACTAAGGAGAAAAGAGCTCGGAATCTCATGCATGCTAAACACGGAGGTCGGCGCCGTTCTCGCCGTCCTCCGCCGCTCCTCTGACGGGGGCCACTACTTCGCGGCGGAGGAATGCTACGACACCCCGATCTCCCAGTCCCTCAAATCCCTCCGAGCCCTCATCTTCAACCCCCAACAAGAATGGCGCAACCTCGACCCCTCGCTCTACCTATTGCCATTTCTCGACGTCATCCAGAACGACGAGGCCCCCGCAGCCGCCACCGGCCTGGCCCTCTCCTCCGTCTTCAAGATCCTCAAGCTCGAAATCTTCGACCACAAAACCCCCGGCGTTAGGGAGGCCATTAACTCCTCCGTCGCCGCCATCACCAGCTGTCGCCTCGAGAAGACCGACCCCGTCTCCGAAGACGCTGTTATGATGAAGATATTGCAG GTGTTGACGGCGATCATGGCACACTCGGCGTCGATCTGGCTGACTGACCAGGCGGTGTGCATGGTCGTGAACTCGTGCTTCCAGGTGGTGCAGCAGTCTGCGAGCCGGGGCGATTTGCTGCAGCGCAGCGCCAGGTTCACGATGCACGAGCTGGTGCACATAGTGTACTCGCGGCTGCCGGAGGTGGAGGTGACGGACTGGGAGAATTCGGAGTCGGACACGGAGGACAGCGCGCTAGACGATTCCGGGTACGGGATCAGGGCGGCGGTTGATATCTTCCATTTCCTGTGCTCGTTGTTGAACGTGGTGGAAGTGGTGGAATCCGACGGGGTGACGTACCAGACCGCGGACGAGAGCATTCAGCTTTTCTCCCTGGTTTTGATCAATTCCGCCATCGAGTTGAGCGGCGACAGCATCGGCATGCACCCCAAGCTGTTGAGGATGATCCAGGATGACCTGTTCCACCACCTCATTCACTACGGATCGTGCTCCAGGCCCCTCGTTTTATCCATGATTTGCAGCACTGTCTTGAACATCTATCACTTCCTTCGCAG GTCAGTTCGCCTTCAACTGGAAGCCTTCTTCTCATTCGTGTTATTCAAAGTGGCGGGTGCAACCAACACATTAGCCCTCCAAGAAGTGGCAGTGGAAGGCCTGATAAACTTCTGCAGGCAGCCCACATTCGTGGTGGAAGCCTACGTCAACTACGACTGCGATCCCACTTTCAGGACTGTTTTTGAGGACACAGGAAAGCTCCTATGCAGGCACGCATACCCTTCAGGTGGAGCTCTCACCAGTTTGCAGCTCCAATCCTTCGAAGGCATATCCACCATCATCCACAACATCGCAGACAACATCGACAGGGAAGGCGACAACACCCCCTCAGGACCCTACCCCGTCGAGATTGGCGAGTACAGACCCTTCTGGGAGGAGAGGGTGAAAGAGGATGAGGATTTGGATACGTGGATTGACTTTGTGAGGGTTAGGAAGGCTCAGAAGAGGAAGATTTTGATTGCTGGTGACCATTTTAGCCGCGACGAGAAGAAGGGGTTGGAGTACTTGAAACATTCGGGTTTGGTGTCAAATAGTTCTGATCCTAAAGCTTATGCTATGTTTTTCAGATACACACCAAAACTAGACAAGACTGCCATTGGGGATTTCCTTGGAGATCCTGAGGATTTCCACCTTAAAGTCCTGAAAGAGTTCACAGACACGTTTGAATTCACTGGAATGGTATTGGATAATGCCCTGAGAACTTACCTGGAATCTTTCAGGCTGCCTGGAGAATCCCAGAAGATTCAGAGGGTTCTTGAAGCATTTGCTGAGAGATTCTATGAGCAGCAATCTTCTGAAATCTTTTACAGCAAAGATGCGGTTTTTATCCTGTGTTATTCTGTGATTATGCTCAACACGGATCAGCACAATCCCcaggtgaagaagaagatgacagAAGATGAATTCATCAGAAACAACAGAGCAATCAATTCAGGTCAGGATCTCCCCAGGGAATACCTCTCTGAGCTTTTCCAGTCCATTTCTGCCAATGCAATCCTCTTTGATTCCGCTGGAACTCCTCAAGAAATGAGCCCGAATCAATGGATTCAGCTAATCAACCGATCCAAGCGTATGAATCCCTACATAATGTGTGATTTCGATCGTCGTCTAGGCAGGGATCTGTTCGCTTCGATTGCAGGCCCTTCAGTTGCTACTTTAGCAGCCATTTTCGAACAGGCGGATGAGGAAGAAGTCCTCCATGAATGCATTGAAGCATTGTTTTCAATTGCCAGGATTTGCCAGTACGGCCTAGACGACACCCTGGATGAGCTCGTCTGCACTTTCTGCAAATTCACAACACTCTTGAACCCCTACGCGTCCGCAGAAGAAACACTATACGCTTTCAGCAACGACATGAAGCCCCGAATGGCTACTCTGGCGGTTTTCACCATAGCCAACAACTTCAAGAACTTCATCAGAGGCGGATGGAGGACGATCGTCGACTGTCTCCTGAAGCTCAAGAAGCTAAAACTGCTCCCACAATCCGTGGTTGAGCCCGAGGCTAAAACCCGCCACGAAAGGTCTGCTTCGACGTCTATTTCAGCCAGCCAGGACTCGAAATTCGGGCGAAAGCGCCACCCTTGTGGAGTAGCTGGGAGATTCTCACAGTTCTTGTCAATGGATAATGTAGAAGAGTCTCTAAACATGGGTGTGAGCGAATTCGAGAACAACTTAAAAATCATCAGCCAATGCCGCATAGGCAGCATTTTCAACACAAGTTCATCTCTCCCTGAAGATACAGTCCAAAATCTAGGGCGTTCCCTCATATACTCTGCAGCAGGGAAAGGCCAGAAATTCAGCACTGCAATTGAAGAGGAAGAAACTGTAGGGTTTTGCTGGGATTTAATTGTGGCAATTGCCTCAGCCAATATTAATAGACTCCCTACTTTTTGGCCTTACTACCATGAATACCTCCTAGATGTCGCCCAATACCCTCTCTTCTCACCCATCCCATTTGCAGAAAAAGCCATTGTTTCTCTCATGAAAATCTGCCTCAAACTCCTGTCCTCATTCCAGGCTGACAAAGCCCCTGAAGAACTCATCTTCAAATCCATAAACCTCATGTGGAAACTCGAAAAGGAAATCCTGGACACATGCTCTGAGTTCATAGTCCACTCTGTAACCATAATCATGAACGAGTACCCCGCGAATCTCCAAACCGTCCTGGGCTGGAAATCTGTCCTACATTTGTTAGCCATCACGGGGCGCCACCCGGAAATGTATGATCAGAAAGTCGAGGCCGTGATCAACCTAATGTCCGACGGGGCTCACATTTCCAGGCTAAATTACCCTTTCTGCATTGAAACAGCATTCGGGTTTGTCGCCCTAAAGAACAGCCCCCtggaaaaaaacataaaaatcatgGATTTGATGACAAACACTGTAACATTATTAGTTAATTGGTTCAAAAGCGGTTACAGCGATCCCGGCGGGCCCTCGTCCGAGGAAAACAAAGCGCTCATGTCTCCGAATTTCACGGTGTCCTGTTTCGTGAAACTAGGAGAGGCATTCAGGAAAACAAGCTTATcaagaagagaagaaattaGAAACCACGCGGTCATCTCCCTACAGAAAAGCTTCTCCTTAGCCGAAGACCTAGGGTTTACGCCCTCCAACATTGTCAACTGCTTCAAGCTCGTGATCTTCGCGATGGTGGACGACCTGCACGAGAAGATGCTGGAGTATTCGAAGCGGGAGAACGCGGAGAAGGAGACGAGGGGGATGGAGGGGACTCTGAAGCTCTCCATGGAGATGTTGACTGGGGTTTATTTGCAGTATTTGAAGCTGATCTCAGAGAGCCCGGATTTCAGGGGGTTTTGGATGGGGGTGTTGAGGAGGATGGATACTTGTATGAAGGCTGATTTGGGAGAGTATGGGGAGTCGAGGTTGCAGGATAATATCCCGGAATTGCTCAAGAAAATGGTGTCCACCATGAAAGAGAAAGAGATTCTTGTGCAGAAGGAAGATGATGATCTTTGGGAAATGACGTATATTCAAATCCAATGGATTGCTCCTTCGCTCAAGGAAGAACTGTTCCCTGATAATTGA